In a single window of the Rhopalosiphum padi isolate XX-2018 chromosome 1, ASM2088224v1, whole genome shotgun sequence genome:
- the LOC132924630 gene encoding beta-glucuronidase-like — MFNSHFTMARPSEIMVFLLLVTLVAPSLAANILYPAESESREVRTLHGLWNFKISPPSNQLIGFDEKWFTMRFETLGDYWKMPVPSSYNDVSTNATIRDYVGWSWYQYEFYVPKRWTDDQLNVFLRFGSVHFKSNVWLNGQLCVEHEGGHLPFIGDATNFLKYGEPNLIVVAVNNTLRPDTIPQGFTTYPNNTYRYPNNYRKYSHDFDYFDYSGINRAVHLYTTPKVYVCDITIYTSFGNNLEGLVDYKVDICGNNVSECNIKLLDANRNTVVESNTCSGQLIIPNVIPWWPIMSGKKHIAYLYTFQVKTNNVNSDYYRLKIGVRTLQWTSKELLLNNEPIYLRGFGKHEDSIIRGRGYDDALSARDYYLIKWLGANSFRTSHYPYAEETLQQADSEGILVIVESAACSLGIFGPKLLNFHKGVMTENVNRDKNHPSVIMWSLANEPQSNLNSSVPYFQELYKHVRNIDPSRPITFVNSQQIQNAKAIEYMDILTLNRYNSWYSDSGHLELIQYQTYNELEAFTNKYNKPILLTEYGAGSLTGLHSLPETMWSEDYHVTLLQENFKTFDSLIANGIPILGEMIWNFADFKTPQEYIRPGLCVKGLFTRERQPKMAAYVVKERFNKFKTNSAWQNQSLSCG, encoded by the exons ATGTTTAACTCACACTTCACTATGGCCAGACCATCAGAAATCATGGTGTTTCTACTTCTAGTGACTTTAGTAGCGCCATCTTTAGCTGCAAATATATTGTATCCAGCGGAAAGTGAGAGTCGTGAAGTTCGTACTCTACATGGCCTATGGAACTTCAAAATATCTCCACCATCAAACCAACTGATCGGGTTTGATGAAAAATGGTTCACAATGAGATTTGAAACA CTTGGTGATTATTGGAAAATGCCCGTTCCATCTAGTTACAATGATGTTTCTACAAATGCAACCATACGAGATTACGTCGGTTGGTCATGGTATCAATACGAGTTTTATGTACCTAAAAGGTGGACAGATGATCAACTGAATGTATTTTTACGTTTTGGAAGTGTACATTTCAAATCAAACGTG TGGTTAAACGGTCAATTATGTGTAGAACATGAAGGCGGCCACTTACCATTTATAGGCGATGCTactaattttcttaaatatggTGAACCTAATCTAATTGTAGTTGCTGTAAATAATACACTGAGACCAGATACTATACCACAAGGATTTACAACATACCCGAACAACACGTAcag aTATCCAaacaattatagaaaatattctcatgactttgattattttgattattctgGTATAAACAGAGCTGTCCATTTATATACAACGCCTAAAGTTTACGTTTGTGATATCACTATATATACAagttttggaaataatttagaag gaCTTGTTGACTACAAGGTCGATATTTGTGGAAATAATGTTTCTGaatgtaatattaaacttttggaTGCTAATCGAAATACAGTTGTTGAATCGAATACGTGTTCTGGACAGTTAATAATACCAAATGTAATACCTTGGTGGCCAATTATGTCTGGTAAAAAACACATAgcatacctatatacttttcag GTGAAGACCAATAATGTAAATAGTGATTATTATCGTTTGAAAATCGGTGTTAGAACACTTCAATGGACATCCAAAGAATTATTGCTAAATAATGAACCGATTTATTTAAGAGGATTTGGAAAACACGAAGATTCTATA ATACGGGGAAGAGGTTATGATGATGCATTAAGTGCCAGagactattatttaataaaatggttAGGTGCTAATTCTTTTCGTACATCACACTACCCTTATGCAGAAGAAACATTACAGCAAGCCGATTCAGAAGGTATATTAGTAATTGTGGAAAGTGCTGCGTGCAGCTTAGG GATATTTGGGCCAAAGTTATTGAATTTCCATAAAGGTGTAATGACAGAAAACGTAAATCGTGATAAAAATCATCCGAGTGTTATTATGTGGTCACTGGCTAATGAACCACAAAGCAATTTAAACTCATCTGTACCGTATTTTCA AGAACTTTACAAACATGTACGAAATATCGATCCATCAAGACCAATAACTTTTGTCAATAGTCAACAAATTCAAAATGCTAAAGCg attgaGTACATGGATATTCTTACATTAAACCGATACAACAGCTGGTATAGTGATTCAGGTCATTTAGAGCTTATTCAATATCAAACATACAATGAACTTGAagcatttacaaataaatacaataaacctATACTACTCACCGAGTATGGTGCCGGATCACTTACTGGGTTACATTCG CTGCCAGAAACAATGTGGAGTGAAGATTATCATGTTACTCTGCttcaagaaaattttaaaactttcgaTTCTTTAATAGCTAATGGAATTCCTATCCTAGGAGAGATGATATGGAATTTTGCAGATTTTAAAACACCACAAg agtaTATAAGACCGGGGCTGTGTGTAAAAGGATTATTTACCAGAGAACGACAACCTAAGATGGCTGCATACGTAGTAAAAGaacgttttaataaatttaaaaccaacTCTGCATGGCAGAATCAATCTTTAAGTTGTGGATAA